In Thermoplasmata archaeon, the genomic stretch AAATGCCCGTGAACCGCTGCTTCGGCCGCCGCTGGACGTGGACGAGAAGCTCCCCTCGCTCCCGCGTGATCGAGGGGATGTAGTCCTTCGGCACGAGCTCTCGCCGGAGTTCGTCGAACGGCTTGTCGAGGTTTCCGTCCGCGGGCATGGCCACCTGGAAGGTGAGCGCGAGGGGCGTGACGATCGTCCCGTACACGGTGAAGTGCCGCGCGACGATGTCCCGGAGGTTCTCGATCTCCTGGTCCGCGGACAGCATCGGGCGTCTCAACCCCCGCGCGTATTTGAAGCTGCGGCCGGGTTCATGGAGTGCCGCCCCGGAGAATCCAAAGCACGAGAGCCGTCAGGAGCCCCGCGGCCACGAACCGCAGACCCGTGTACGCGATCCGCTCGCGCACGAGGCGACCCAGGTACGCGCCCATGCCGAACAGGAACACGAGGGTCAGGATCACCGCGATGAGCGTCGCCTCCTGGAAGGGCAGCAGGAGAAACGGCACGATGGGAGGCAGGGCCGCGACCAGGGGCGCGACGCCGTGGGCGAACGCACTCGTGTAGGCGGCGAATCGGAAGGCTCCCTTGTGCTCCTCGCTGAGCCGGGTGAGCATCGCGCGCTCGAGAGTGTGGATGTCCAGCTTCTTCTCGACGCGTTCCGCCTCGAACGCGCCCACGGCGCTGCTCACCGCGAGGGCGATCGCGGCGCTGATTGCCGCGGTGAGGACGACGGTCTTCTCCGATTCGTGGACTCCCGACGCCGTCGCTCCCACGATGATCCCAAGGATCGTGAGCGCCCCGTCGAACGCGCCGATCACAAAGTACCGACGGACGACGGGCCCCAGGTCCGTGACTTCGCTGTACTCCCTAATCCGCTGGCGCCAGGGCCGCGGCTCCATGTCACCCGCTCGGTGCGGAGACGCTCTCCCGGACCCGCCGCAAGGCGACTTCGAGGGCCTGGGCGATCCCGCTCCCGTCGGGGCCGGCGCCCTGGGCGAAATCCGCGCGGCCGCCCCCCTTACCGCCGATGTGGGGGACGGCGTCCGTGAGCGCCTC encodes the following:
- a CDS encoding VIT1/CCC1 transporter family protein, producing the protein MEPRPWRQRIREYSEVTDLGPVVRRYFVIGAFDGALTILGIIVGATASGVHESEKTVVLTAAISAAIALAVSSAVGAFEAERVEKKLDIHTLERAMLTRLSEEHKGAFRFAAYTSAFAHGVAPLVAALPPIVPFLLLPFQEATLIAVILTLVFLFGMGAYLGRLVRERIAYTGLRFVAAGLLTALVLWILRGGTP